Within the Herbaspirillum sp. RTI4 genome, the region CAAGCGGAACTTGTCAAAACAGCGGAAAACCATCTCGCAGACAGCAAGCGATCCTTCAGCGCACTGCTTGATGAAACATCGAGCAAATTGCCAGCAGGCTATGAGAGCGTGACATCCTATTGGAAATCGGCATTCGGCCAATTTAATACGCACGTCGAACAGTTCAGCCAGAGTGCCAAACAAGCGGTCTCTTTGCTGGAAAACAATGTATCCAGCGCCGCCGCTGAACTTTCGGAAAAAATCATCAAGCCTGCCGCGCGCGCAACTAAAAAATAAGCTGGCAAGCCAAGGGGTTGTTGACATTGCATTTATAAAATATCAACAATCCCTGCCCCTCATACTGACATCGGTTTAGTCCCCTGGCACGTATTTGGCCTGCAAGCTTTGCAAACCGGCCAGCATGGCATCGTAAGCCACCATAACCTGCCCTGGTTCGCCCTTCACCCCCAAATCGATATGCGGGCGCGTAGCGCCATCCCCGACGTGCGGCAGACTGAACACCTTGATCTGCGGGTAGTTTGCTTCCAGCGCTTCCATGAGCGGCGTCAGTGTCGACTCCATCATTCCAAATACCAATACCGACTTTTCGGCAAACGTATTTTGATGCAATAAATGCGAGTAACGGCTATCGAGCACCCATTCGAACATGGGCCAGGCCATCACAGGAAATCCCGGTACAAAATAATGCGCCCCGTGGCCGCTGCGATTCTCAATCCAAAATCCGGGAATTTTATTGTAAGGATTCGGAATAATGGACGCGCCTTCCGGGAATTCGCCCATCTTCAGACGATGCAGATTATCGGGCGCCGCCAGATCAGGAGCGCTGCCGCCCGCACCGACCATATCAAATATGCGCTCCTGGATTTTTATCTTCGCGTCAGGATGGAGTACCAGCGGCACATCCAATGCCGCCGCAGCACACTGGCGCGTATGGTCGTCCGGCGTCGCACCGATGCCGCCGGTGCAAAACACGATATCGTCAGACTGCAGCGTCCGGCGCAAAGTCGCCGTGATACGTGGCGGCTCATCACCGATGTATTCGACCCAGGACAACTGCAGGCCGCGCGCGCTAAGAAGTTCGAGCACCTTGGGAAAGTGCTTGTCGGTACGCCTGCCGGAAAGAATTTCATCTCCGATAATGATCAGACCAATAGCCATGGGAATACCTTGTTGTCATTGTCCGTAACAGAGTACGGAAGTCCATCTGAATAAATGTAGGAACGTCTGATCAACTTATGAAGGGCAAAGAACCCGGCAAAGTCAGGATCAGAAGCGCTGCCGTACTTGAGTACGGGAACACCAGCACCCGGAAATGGCGCAGCGTTGTAGCGCAATCAAAGATTCCTGCACTGATTATGCCCTATCAGCTCAGAGAGAGAAGAGGCATGCCCCTTTGCGGCAGACAACGCTCAGCCTATCGGTGCAGCGCCGCCGCATCATTTGTTAACCGGAGTTCAAGCAAGGCTTGCAGACAATAATATTGAAACCACAGTCCGGTAAAGACGAATACCAGCACGTATAGCCAGATGGCGACAGCCGCCAGAAGCGGAAAGAAAATGACTGAAAGAGCCCCACCCAGCCATAACAGCGTCGGCAAAGTCCCCAAAGTGCCGGCCACTGCGCCCATCGTCAACAGCGCCCAGCGATGACGATGCAGCAAAAATTGACGTTCCTCTGCGCTGGCATAATCTGCCAGGGTGTCATAAGCCATCACGCGATAGGTGAGCCAGCCCCACAACAATGGATGCAGCACCAAGGCCAGGGGCGGTATTAGCGTCAATGGCAGGGTCAACAGCCACAGCACGACAAAAACGGCGAAACACCAGAGCGAGGTCCACAAACTGCCCAGCACGCTGCCACCATGACGCTTGGCCAGCGCCGGATAATGATAACGACCGACATGACGCGCAATCACCGGCACCGCACACAAGCCGACCAACACCAGCGCGGTCAGTATCATCAGCGGCAGAAGGGCCCACATCGCCAAAAAAGGCACGATCACTGTTTTCAGCGCCAGCAGATTGAACCATCCGAGAATCACGGTGGCGCTGTGAAAGCCGTCGTGTTGAATAAAAAATTCCTGCAACCAGTCGATCAGAAACTGCAGACGCCACCACAGCAAAGCGCCCCAAAGCAAAAGAGACAGCCCAAAGGGCAGCAAGGTCAGCAGCAACATCCGGATATGCAATTGCGAACGCAAGGCCCGGTAGCAGGAAATGAGTACTGCCCGCATCATCGAACCATCATCATCGTGTTTCGCGCCCGGCGCTGCGGCCAAACAAGCGCTTGAACCCCAGCCACTGCTGCGACCAGAAGCCGCTCCCGTAATCACGTCCCTTGCCTTGCGGTGGCGGCAACTGATCGCGCACACCGGTTCTGGCATAGCCGCCTCCAAAACGCGCGGTGCGGAAAACGATATCCCAGATCGGAAGCAGCACCGCAAAATTATGCCCTCCCAGGGAGCCGCTACCGTGGCTCTCGTGACCGAGACCAATCGCGTGATGCAAGCGATGAAAGCGCGGCGATACCAGGAGCGGCTCGCCCAAACGGCCAAAATGGAGACGGATATTGGCATGCTGCAAGCTTTGCAACATGCGCGAGACCGATACCAGCAAAATGAACTGCGCCGGCTGCACACCGATCGTCAGCGCCAGCAGACCAATCATCAGATCGTGAATCAGATCATCCAGGATATGGTTGCGGTCGTCGCTCCACAGATTCATGTTTTGCTGGCTGTGATGCAGGCTGTGCAAGGCCCACATCCAGCGTATGCCGTGCTGGGCGCGGTGATACCAGTACTCGAAGAAATCCAGCGCAACCAGATAAAACATGAATGTCACCAGCGGCCTGTCAGACATGCCGGGCCACACATCTTCAAGATTGAACGTCCCCAGGTCGTACCAGTGCAGCCATTCGCTAATCTGTGCAAAAAGAGGATCGAGCAGGAAAAATACAATGAGGGCAAAGACACCCAGCCGATGCAGCACGGTATAGATGAAGTCAGTCCAGCGCGCGCGCGGATCATCGAAAGCATGCACAGGAATGGCGGCTTCCAGCGGACGCAATACCAAAAACAGCAACGCCAGTTCGCACACGCCGATCAAAAACCATTCAGTCCCGTCGAAGGCATCTTCCACATATTCCGCCAGGCCGAGAGCAAAAACGAGCGGCTGCACGGCAGTTTCGAACAGCCAGCCCTGTACATTGGCGAAGGCGTCGACCAGAGTTTGAATCATGATGAAGATGCCGGTTTGAATAGATGACGGTAGCTAGGATGATCGCGCAAAGTGGCGAAGCAATACCCTTTGCGTTCGAGGCCGCTGATCAGCGGCTCCAGCACCGCTGGCGCCCAGGGATCGCGACGCGACCAGATGCCGAGATGCGCCATAACGATATCGCCGTCTTTCAAATCGCGCAGCATGCGCTTGAGCAAGACCGCATTCGGCCATTTTTCGCTGGGTAATTCGTCACCGGAGAAACCCGCTGGCGACCACCCCGCATGCGCATAACCACAGCTCGTACCAGCAGCCAGAAGATGCGGCGTCAGACGTCCGCCCGGCGCGCGCCAGAGAGGGTCGATTTTAGCGCCGGTCAGTTCGGTGAATCTCTGCGCCACGCGATTGATTTCCGCGCAGTATTGCTGCGGCGTCCAGTTCAGTGTTTTCCCGGCCAGTGCGCCGAATTGCGGTTTGACGCTGAATCCGCCATCAGTCGCGTCATGCTGCACATAGACATGATCGAAAGTGTGCGTGCCGAAGGCATGGCCTTCGGCAACCCGTGCTTTCCAGTAAGCCGCCCAGGAAGGGTCCAGCGAATAGTCCCCATTGATGGTTTTTTCATTGGCCATGAAAAAAGTGGCCTTGATATGGTGACGCTGCAAAGTGTGGGCAACCAGTTCGGCCTGCGATTGGCTACCAGTATCAAAGGTAAGATAAACCGTGGCCGTGCATGCTGCCGGAGCCGCGGCATCAGCCGCCACTGCCGGCAAACCTGCTGCCACTATCGCCCCACACAGAAGCAAAAATGATAATCCGGCTCTAGCCTTCGGCTGGCGCAATCGATAGTCCCGGAACACCGGCGCGCCAAATGACGAGGATGCAGCGCCCCTACGCATCCGGGGCACGATTGATGAAATAAATCCCATGCGGCGAGCGGCCGACGTTGATCGTTGTAATCAGGGTTTTGGTTGCCAAATCAATCACGGCGACTTTTTTGCTCCAGCGCAAGGTCACCCACAGAAATTTGCCGTCCTCACTCACTTCCATGCAATCCGGCCCGCCCGGCACATTAATGGTGCCGACGTTTTCCATGGTTTTGGTGTCGATCACGCTGATATTGTTGGCCATGCGATTGGACACCAGTACATGGCGCTTATCACCGAGAAAACGGAAATTGTGAGCGCCAATCCCGGTTTTTATTTTCTTGACCACCGTCTGCGTTTTTGAATCGACGACCGCCACATAATCTTCGCCCATGATGCCGATCAGCAAATGCTGGTTATCCGGCGCCATGAGGACGCCGGCAGGGACTTTCCCTACCGCCATGGTCCATTTCACTTTCTGGGTAGCAAGATCAATTGCACTGAGTTGATCGCTGCCTTGCTGGGTGATGAATACGGTCGAACTATCCGCATCGAAAGCCATATGACTAGGCGTTTTTGGCAGGCGAACGCGATTGGCGAGTTTGAGTTCAACGCCGTCGTAGCGGTAGACATCGACGCGGTCAAGCCGCAAGGCATTGGAGACGAACCATTTCTGGTTGGGCGAAAAACCTATTTGGTAGGGATCAATGATGCCGCGCAAACGGCGTTGTTCCAGACCGCTTTTCGGATCGAGGAAAATCAGTTCGTTACCGGTTGCACTGGCGACAATCAATGAACTGTTGTCCGGCGTCGCCATCAGGTGATGTGGTTCTTTTCCTACAGAAAACGTACGCAATGCCTTGTAACTGGCCTGATCAATCAGCGTAACGCTTGCATCCCCCGAATTGAGGACAACGACGGTGCTGGCATACACCTGAGCCGCACTCAGGGCACAAACCAGCAACGCTACATAGGTAATAAGTCGACGCAACATGAACACCATTCTGGACAAAAATTTTAAATATCGGAACAGCCGAACGACAAAGCATGGCTCATAGGCAGTTTAACGTCTATCGCTCTCTTATGGCTGACAGAAGTCGCCCGATCTTTTATGGTTTACACTGTGCGACAGCGCGTTCGACAACAGGCGGCGCTATCATCGCCAGCCTGATTTCAGCTAACGTCGGCGATTTCTATCCGAAAATAACGCAATGAACACCCAACTTCACTGAACGCATAGCAATATGCACTACCAATGAAAGTTGTGCGAATCCATTTTATTAAAAGGAAACACATGTCTGCTACCTCTACTATCGTCACCGCTTCCGGCCTGGAATACGAAGACATCAAAGTCGGCACCGGCGATCAAGCCCAGCAAGGCAAGCATGTCAGCGTGCACTACACCGGATGGCTGCAAAATGCAGATGGCAGCGCCGGCAGCAAATTCGACTCCAGCAAGGACCGCGACGATCCATTCGGTTTTCCGCTGGGCGCCGGTCATGTGATCAAAGGCTGGGATGAAGGCGTCGAAGGCATGCAAGTCGGCGGCGTACGTCGACTCATCATTCCGGCAACACTGGGCTATGGCGCCCGCGGTGCTGGCGGCGTGATCCCCCCCAATGCCACCTTGATTTTCGAAGTCGAATTACTGGCAATCTGATAAGACCAAGTCTGCCGGCGCGCTTACTGCGCACCGGCAGATGCTTTATTTCCCTTTACCTGACCCGTATTTTCTTCCTGGTGGATGACTACATGAGCTTGCAAACCGAATTCGAACAAGCTGTTGCCGATTCGAAAAATTTATCCGAACGTCCCGACAACCTGACTTTGCTAAAAATGTATGGTTTCTACAAACAAGGCAGCAAGGGTGACGTGAGCGGCGAACGCCCCGGCATGACCGATTTCGTGGCACGCGCCAAATGGGATGCATGGGCCTCGCACAAAGGAACGACGCAAGAAGCCGCCATGCAGGAGTATCTGAATTTGTTCGCTGAATTAAAAAATCAATAACAAAATTCTGAAATTACGCAGCGCATCAGCGGAATCAAAGACCCCATCAAATGAGGGCGGCCAAGCAACCGTCCCGCCAGCCCCTTACCGGAAAGAAAAATGCATATTCCCATTGGTGCAGTTATTTTGAGCGTCGCCTTATTTGGCGCAGCGCTATCCGGATGCTCAACCCCCATCGCATCCGGCCCGAACGGCACGGTTGCCGAGTCTCGCATCTACATCAAGGATATGACCCGCCCTGCGCCAGGACTGGTAGAAGTGCAATTTGTGCGCGGCGAAACTTTGCTACGCAATGCCACCCAGATGGATGTGAGCATCAACGACGTTCTACTGGCAACAATGCTGCCGAAAGAGCATTTCAGCATCTGGGTCAAACCCAATACCTACCGCTTCAACGTCAAAACTTACATTACGCTGGCCAATACGGCCGACAACGGGAACGAACTGGAACTGCAGGTCAAAGATCGCGGCATTTATCACTTGCAAATCAGCAGCGGCCTGCAGAATCTGACATTAAAACAAGTTGATTAGCCTGAAGTTGATTAGCTTAATTCAGTCAGAAAACGCCTCATCCGATGCCAAAGCCCGGATCATCGCGCTCGGCTGGCAACTGCGGATACGGGCGCTGCCCTTGCTGCTGAGCCTCATCATCATGCTGGAAGACGATGTGGCCATGCTGGCATTGATGTTTTGCTAAGGAAGCGCTATTGCGCAAAACGAGCCAAGCAAGATCCGAGCGAGAGAGTAGACACTGCGTAGATGCCGCGATGGTGACGCGTACTACTTAATCAAAAATCCCACGACACCGTAAACAAAGCAGGGGCAGCCTTCAACGGCTGCCCCTGCTGCGTACGAACTTCGTTCGGTCAAACTACTCAGCCACGCTTTGATACTCCAGGATTAAGCAAATTCGACGGCGTCTCACCGGACAAGGCAGCAATCAGGTTACTTGCCGCGCAATGCGCCATCGCCAGCCTGGTCGGCACCGACGCGCTGCCGATATGCGGTGTCAGCACGACGTTTTTCAGTTGCAGAAAATCCGGATGCAACGCCGGTTCATTTTCAAACACATCGAGCCCGGCAGCGGCAATCGTCCCGGCGCGCAAAGCCGCAATCAGCGCCACGTCATCCACAATTCCCCCGCGCGCGATATTGACCAGCGTCGCCTGCGGCTTCATCAGCGCCAGCTCCGCCGCGCCTATCGTATGGTGAGATTGCTTCGAGTACGGCAATACCAGCACCACATGATCTGCCTGCCGCAGCAACTCTTCCTTGCTGACATATTGCGCATGGTTAGCGCGCTGTTCCAGCTCGGGTGCCAGACGTGAGCGGTTGTGATAAATCACCTTCATATCGAAACCCAGCGAGCGGCGCGCCACTGCCTGACCGATACGCCCCATGCCGATCACTCCCAAGGTCGCGCCATGGATATCAGGGCCGACAAACCCGTCGTAAGTCCATTTTTTCCAGTGCCCGGCGCGCAGCCACTGCTCTGCTTCGGTCACTCTGCGCGCCGTTGCCATCAGCAAAGTCCAGGCAAAATCGGCCGTGGTTTCATTGAGCACATCGGGAGTATTGCTAACCATAATCCCGGCGCTGGTAGCCGCTTCCACATCGATATTGTTGTACCCGACCGCCGTGTTGCAAACGGCCTTCAGCGTAGGATTGGCCTTAAACAGACCGGCGGTAATCGCCTCGCTGGAAGTGGCTATCAAGCCCTCTTTTCCGGCGACACGGGCAATCAATTCGTCGGCAGAAAAAATACGATCTTCCTGATTCGACTCCACCTCAAAATGCTGGCTCAAGCGCTCCAAAACTTCAGGGAAGGTAGCGCGGGCAACGAATATCCTGGATTTCATGCGGTCTCTTTTTGGTTCGGGTTAAAGGATAAAAAGGAAGCTCATTACGATAAATATCGGCAACAGGATGGTACACGACCATCCCATATAGCCAAAGAAGGATGGCATGCGTACGCCATGCGCTTCAGCGATGGACTTGACCATCAGGTTCGGTGCATTGCCGATATAGGTCATTGCGCCCATGAACACCGCGCCCGCTGAAATCGCTGCCAGCGTCGAAGCTAGCGTCGTCATCAGCGTCGCCGCGTCGCCCGAAGCGGTATTGAAAAACACCAGATAGGTCGGGGCGTTATCCAGAAACGAAGACAGGATGCCCGTGACCCAGAAATACATCAGATCGACCGGCTGGCCGTCAGGCCCCGTCACGGCCTTCACCACGCTGGAAAATGCGCCCTGCTCGCCGGCGCGCAACATGGCGATTACGGGAATGATGGTCAGAAAAATGGCGGCGAACAATTTCGCCACTTCCGCAATCGGCCCCCAGGTAAAGTCGTTATCCTTGCGCGCCGTCTTGGGCGTCATCCATAGCGAGAGAAATACCACCACGAAAAGGAAGCCATCGCGCACCAGATTCTGCAATTCGACTGGCGTACCCAGCAGGGAAAAGCTGATGCCGGGCTTCCATAAGCCACTCATCAATACCAGTCCGACCACAGCTACCAGCAGGATGAAATTCATGCTGCCATCGAAACTCAGACGCGGAGCGACGAAATCATCGCTAACAACAACCGCCCGCCGCAGGCTCTCCCGTGGCAAATAGTAATAGCGCTCGATCAGATAGAACACTGCCAGCAGAGACAGGCAAACGAACAAGGTATGCGGAAAAATATGGCGCATGGTCCAGAAAAAATCGACGCCTTTCAGAAACCCCAGGAACAACGGCGGATCACCCAGGGGGGTCAGCGCACCACCGGCATTGGCAACCAGAAAAATGAAAAACACCACCACATGCGCAGCCTCGCGTCGATTGCCGTTGGCGCGCAACAGCGGTCGAATCAGCAGCATGGATGCGCCGGTCGTCCCCATCAAACTGGCCAAAAAAGTACCCAGTCCCAGGATGCAGGTATTCAATGCTGGCGTGCCGCGTAAATCGCCACGCACGCAAATCCCGCCGGCCACCACATACAGTGCGGTCAGCAGCGCAATGAAGGGAATATATTCCGCGACCATCGCATGCACCGCGCCTGCCGCAGCGGGCATGATGCCGAATTGCACCGCGAACGGCAGCAACAGGCTCAGCGACCATGCCGCCGCAATTTTGCCGAAATGCCTGTGCCAGAACACCGGTGCCAACAGCGGCCAGAGCGCAATCGACAGCAGCATGCCGAT harbors:
- a CDS encoding competence/damage-inducible protein A, producing MAIGLIIIGDEILSGRRTDKHFPKVLELLSARGLQLSWVEYIGDEPPRITATLRRTLQSDDIVFCTGGIGATPDDHTRQCAAAALDVPLVLHPDAKIKIQERIFDMVGAGGSAPDLAAPDNLHRLKMGEFPEGASIIPNPYNKIPGFWIENRSGHGAHYFVPGFPVMAWPMFEWVLDSRYSHLLHQNTFAEKSVLVFGMMESTLTPLMEALEANYPQIKVFSLPHVGDGATRPHIDLGVKGEPGQVMVAYDAMLAGLQSLQAKYVPGD
- a CDS encoding EI24 domain-containing protein yields the protein MRAVLISCYRALRSQLHIRMLLLTLLPFGLSLLLWGALLWWRLQFLIDWLQEFFIQHDGFHSATVILGWFNLLALKTVIVPFLAMWALLPLMILTALVLVGLCAVPVIARHVGRYHYPALAKRHGGSVLGSLWTSLWCFAVFVVLWLLTLPLTLIPPLALVLHPLLWGWLTYRVMAYDTLADYASAEERQFLLHRHRWALLTMGAVAGTLGTLPTLLWLGGALSVIFFPLLAAVAIWLYVLVFVFTGLWFQYYCLQALLELRLTNDAAALHR
- a CDS encoding sterol desaturase family protein, with product MIQTLVDAFANVQGWLFETAVQPLVFALGLAEYVEDAFDGTEWFLIGVCELALLFLVLRPLEAAIPVHAFDDPRARWTDFIYTVLHRLGVFALIVFFLLDPLFAQISEWLHWYDLGTFNLEDVWPGMSDRPLVTFMFYLVALDFFEYWYHRAQHGIRWMWALHSLHHSQQNMNLWSDDRNHILDDLIHDLMIGLLALTIGVQPAQFILLVSVSRMLQSLQHANIRLHFGRLGEPLLVSPRFHRLHHAIGLGHESHGSGSLGGHNFAVLLPIWDIVFRTARFGGGYARTGVRDQLPPPQGKGRDYGSGFWSQQWLGFKRLFGRSAGRETR
- a CDS encoding polysaccharide deacetylase family protein, translated to MAAGLPAVAADAAAPAACTATVYLTFDTGSQSQAELVAHTLQRHHIKATFFMANEKTINGDYSLDPSWAAYWKARVAEGHAFGTHTFDHVYVQHDATDGGFSVKPQFGALAGKTLNWTPQQYCAEINRVAQRFTELTGAKIDPLWRAPGGRLTPHLLAAGTSCGYAHAGWSPAGFSGDELPSEKWPNAVLLKRMLRDLKDGDIVMAHLGIWSRRDPWAPAVLEPLISGLERKGYCFATLRDHPSYRHLFKPASSS
- a CDS encoding beta-propeller fold lactonase family protein; this encodes MLRRLITYVALLVCALSAAQVYASTVVVLNSGDASVTLIDQASYKALRTFSVGKEPHHLMATPDNSSLIVASATGNELIFLDPKSGLEQRRLRGIIDPYQIGFSPNQKWFVSNALRLDRVDVYRYDGVELKLANRVRLPKTPSHMAFDADSSTVFITQQGSDQLSAIDLATQKVKWTMAVGKVPAGVLMAPDNQHLLIGIMGEDYVAVVDSKTQTVVKKIKTGIGAHNFRFLGDKRHVLVSNRMANNISVIDTKTMENVGTINVPGGPDCMEVSEDGKFLWVTLRWSKKVAVIDLATKTLITTINVGRSPHGIYFINRAPDA
- a CDS encoding FKBP-type peptidyl-prolyl cis-trans isomerase, which translates into the protein MSATSTIVTASGLEYEDIKVGTGDQAQQGKHVSVHYTGWLQNADGSAGSKFDSSKDRDDPFGFPLGAGHVIKGWDEGVEGMQVGGVRRLIIPATLGYGARGAGGVIPPNATLIFEVELLAI
- a CDS encoding acyl-CoA-binding protein — translated: MSLQTEFEQAVADSKNLSERPDNLTLLKMYGFYKQGSKGDVSGERPGMTDFVARAKWDAWASHKGTTQEAAMQEYLNLFAELKNQ
- a CDS encoding NAD-GH domain containing protein is translated as MHIPIGAVILSVALFGAALSGCSTPIASGPNGTVAESRIYIKDMTRPAPGLVEVQFVRGETLLRNATQMDVSINDVLLATMLPKEHFSIWVKPNTYRFNVKTYITLANTADNGNELELQVKDRGIYHLQISSGLQNLTLKQVD
- a CDS encoding D-glycerate dehydrogenase gives rise to the protein MKSRIFVARATFPEVLERLSQHFEVESNQEDRIFSADELIARVAGKEGLIATSSEAITAGLFKANPTLKAVCNTAVGYNNIDVEAATSAGIMVSNTPDVLNETTADFAWTLLMATARRVTEAEQWLRAGHWKKWTYDGFVGPDIHGATLGVIGMGRIGQAVARRSLGFDMKVIYHNRSRLAPELEQRANHAQYVSKEELLRQADHVVLVLPYSKQSHHTIGAAELALMKPQATLVNIARGGIVDDVALIAALRAGTIAAAGLDVFENEPALHPDFLQLKNVVLTPHIGSASVPTRLAMAHCAASNLIAALSGETPSNLLNPGVSKRG
- a CDS encoding sodium:proton antiporter; its protein translation is MLPGLCLAAELDGTQLSPAWAVPFIGMLLSIALWPLLAPVFWHRHFGKIAAAWSLSLLLPFAVQFGIMPAAAGAVHAMVAEYIPFIALLTALYVVAGGICVRGDLRGTPALNTCILGLGTFLASLMGTTGASMLLIRPLLRANGNRREAAHVVVFFIFLVANAGGALTPLGDPPLFLGFLKGVDFFWTMRHIFPHTLFVCLSLLAVFYLIERYYYLPRESLRRAVVVSDDFVAPRLSFDGSMNFILLVAVVGLVLMSGLWKPGISFSLLGTPVELQNLVRDGFLFVVVFLSLWMTPKTARKDNDFTWGPIAEVAKLFAAIFLTIIPVIAMLRAGEQGAFSSVVKAVTGPDGQPVDLMYFWVTGILSSFLDNAPTYLVFFNTASGDAATLMTTLASTLAAISAGAVFMGAMTYIGNAPNLMVKSIAEAHGVRMPSFFGYMGWSCTILLPIFIVMSFLFIL